GTGCAGGCCAGGCTGTATCGCGGCTCCTACGACCAAGATCCCACCCATATCTACCGTCCGAGCGGTTCGGCGTTCAGCGCGCTGGTCGAGTCGGCCGGGTTTCGCACGGTCTGGTCGGCGTACGCGCCGTTCATCGGCGGGATCTGGCGCTGGGTGCCCGCGCATCCGGCGTTTCTCGCGATCTTCGAGGCCCGCTGATGCGCCGGTGGGAGGTCGGAGAGCTCGGTGACCCGCCGTCGGTCGCGCGGCTGGTCGAGGTGGCCGAGCCGTCGCGCGGGGCGGGGCGTGCGCTGGTGCGGATCGAGGCCGCGTGCATCGGTTTTCCGGACTACCTGATGATGCAGGGGCTCTATCACGACAAACCCGAGCTGCCGTTCGGGATTGCCGGGGAGGCCGCCGGCACCGTGGTCGATAGCGACATCAATGGCATCGAGGTGGGGGAGCGGCGGCTGGTGCTCGCCGATGCCAAGGGTGCCGGGCTACTGACCGATCTGGTGAGCTCAGACGCCGACCATCTGCTGCCGATCCCGGCTGACATGCCGCCGGAGCACGCGGCGACCTTGTTTGCGGCGTACCAGACGTCGTACGTCGGGCTATTCCGTCGCGCCCGGCTTGAGGCCGGGGAGACGGTGCTGATCCACGGTGCGACCGGCGGGGTGGGCATGGCTGCCGTGCAGCTCGCCAAGGCGGCCGGCGCGTTTGTGATCGCGGTTGTGGGTGGGCCGCAGAAGGTCGATGCCGCAAGGGATTTTGGTGCCGACGAGGTCATCGACCACCGCACGGCCGACTTCGTCGAGCGCGTGCGCGAGCTGACCGATGGTCGCGGTGTGGACGTCGCTTACGACCCCGTGGGCGGCGAGGTGTTTGATGCGACTCGCCGGGTGATGGCGGTCGAGGGCCGGCTGCTGGTGGTCGGGTTTGCCGGCGGGACGATCCCCTCGGCACCGGCCAACCACGCGCTGCTGAAGAACTACAGCGTCGTCGGCTTCCGGATGCGTCCGTTCCGCGAGGATCTCGCGTACCGCGACGAGGTGCACGAGCAGCTCCTGCAGTGGTACGCCGAGGGCAAGATCCGCCCGCGCGTGCACGTGTTTGAGTTCGAAGAACTTCCGGAGGCGCTCACCGAGATCGGCACCCGCCAAGTCATCGGCCGCGTAGTCCTCCGCACCTGAGTGGTCTCGACAACCGGGGCTCGCCTAGCGGCTCGCCCCTGCTCGACCACCGATCCGCGGTGATCGAGCAGCGAGGGAGCGTTAGCGACTGAGCGGTTGTCGAGATCACTTCCGCCGGCCGGGTGCGGTGTGGTGGTCTCGAGGTCTCGACAACCGGGGCTCGCCCCTGCTCAACCACCGCGTACTCGGTGATCGAGCAGCGAGGGAGCGTTAGCGACTGAGCGGTTGTCGAGATCACGTTCCGCCGGCCGGGTGCGGTGTGGTGGTCTCGAGGTCTCGACAACCGGGCTCGTACCTCGCCCTGCTCGACCACCGCGTATATCGGTGATCGAGCAGCGAGGGAGCGTTAGCGACTGAGCGGTTGTCGAGATCACGTTCCGCCGGCCGGGTGCAGTGTGGTGGTCTCGAGGTCTCGACAACCGGGGCTCGCCCCTGCTCGACCACCGCGTATATCGGTGATCGAGCAGCGAGGGAGCGTTAGCGACTGAGCGGTTGTCGAGATCACTTCCGCGACGGGCTCGCCTAGCGGCTCGCCCCTGCTCGACCACCGAGGGCGGCGGCTTAGCAGCACGCTCGTACGAAAACAAGGTCGACTACGAGCGGTTTCGCGGGCTGACCTGCCATGCTGAGTCCATGGCTGACCAGATCGCCGAGCTGCGACCGCTGCCCGGACGCGGCGACGTACCCACCTTGACGGCGTACGCCGACGGGCGACTGACCGCGAGCGTGCCCGACGAGGGCACCACTGAGTTCCGGATCGGCCCCGATGGAGTCGTCGTGCTCGCCGCCTACGTCACCGAGGTTCCGGCGCCCCGCAGAAGTCCCGGCCAGCGGCGGCTCTACCGCATGGGCTGGCACCTCATGGACGCGAACCGCAGACCGGTGGCGTGGCTGGGAAACCTCGAGCGCGACCTCTACGGCACTGACGACCTCAACGCATTCGCCGCCGACGCAGGGCTCGCGGTCGCCGACCGCGGCGCCGTGCCCTACTCGCAGCTGCTCAGCGAGGATTCGAAGAAGATCGGCCCCGGCACGAGCAAGCTCACCGCGTTCGTTGCGCCAGCCTCCCAGTGGGCACTCGCCGGAACGGTTCTCGCCGGCATCTTTCTCTGTTTTGGCTGGTTCGTGCCCGATGGTCCGGCACTAGGGATCGGCCTTGGGATGTTTCTCGGCATATTCGTCGGTCCCGCGTTCTTGCCTCTCCTTGGCATCCTGCTGGCGGTGCATCGCGAGAACCGCTGGTATGCAAAGCATCCGGCCGCCGTCTTGCGCAGCGCGGACCGCGCTCCTGGGCTGACGGTTACCGCGTCGTCCCGCGAGGTGCTGGTCGCGGACCTCTTCAAGACGAAGTCCGCGAGTCGGTCGGGGCGGGTGCAACTCGTGCCGTACGACACTACGCAGACCGATCCAGAGCGGTGGTCCACGCGCGGGCTCGTCGTCCAGGCGAGCTCATCGCGGTCAATCGACATTCCGGCGGTCTTTGACCCTACCGAGCTGCAGGCGTTCTCCAACAAGACCGGGATCCCGGTCGGGCCGCTGCAGACCGACCCGGCCAAGCTGCCGGGTCGAGAGAAGGCCAAGGTCGATGAGGTCCGCCTGAAGCTGGCGCGCCGGTTCGGTCGAGTTCACTGGCTCGCCTTGCTGCTGTGGATCCTCGTCCCGATCGCGCTCGTGCTCGCCGTACTCGGCCTGGTGAAGGTGCTGCCGATCGCGATGTCGTACTGCCTCGTGATGATCGGTTACGCCGTCGCGATTCCGAGCGCGTGGGGGATGGCGCAGAACCAGCTCAATGCCAGCGCGCTGCACCCGGACCAGATCCAACCTCCGCAGCCGGCACCGCAGCGCCGGCGCAACTGAGGCAAACTAGTGCGGTGATCGAGTACCTCAGCCCCAAAGAGATCGAGCAGATGCGCCCGGCCGGCGCGTTTGTCGCCGACGTGTTGTCGACGCTGCAGCGAGAAGTCACGGTCGGCACCAACCTGCTGGAGATCGACGAGCGCGCGCACGAGATGATCCGCGAGCGCGGCGCCGTCTCCTGCTACATCGACTACCACCCGTCGTTCGGCGCGCGCCCGTTCGGCAAGGTCATCTGCACCTCGGTCAACGACGCCGTACTGCATGGACTCCCGCACGACTACAAGCTGCGCGACGGCGACCTGTTGAGCCTGGACTTCGCGGTCTCGGTCGACGGCTGGGTGTGCGACTCGGCGGTGAGCTTCACGGTGGGTACGCCGAAGCCCGGCGACCAGCAGCTGATCGACATCACCGCGCGGGCGCTGGATGCGGCGATCGAGCAGGCGCAGGCCGGCAACCGGGTCGGCGACCTCTCGGCTGCGATTGGCGGCGTACTGCGCGGCGCGGGGTACGCCGTCAACACCGACTTCGGCGGGCACGGCGTGGGCAGCACGATGCACGGCGACCCGCACGTTCCTAACGATGGACGCGCCGGACGCGGCATGAAGCTGACCCCCGGCTTGGTCATCGCGATCGAGCCGTGGGTGATGGCCGGAACCGACCAGCTGGTCATGGATCCGGATGGCTGGACGCTGCGCAGCGCCGACCAGTCGCGTACGGCGCACAGTGAGCACACGGTCGCGATCACCGAAGACGGCCCGATTGTGATGACGGCACGCGGCTCGCGCTAAGAGCGCTGTCGGCTGGCGGAAGTGGTTTCGACGGACGGTCCTCGCCCTAGCGGGCTCGGACCTGCGGGGCCACCGAGAGGGCGGGATCGCACGTATATCGGTGATCGAGCAGCGAGGGAGCGTTAGCGACTGAGCGGTTGTCGAGATCACTGGTGGATCGGACGGTCCTCGCTAGGGCCGTGGTCGCCTCACGCCGTGCAAGCGGGCGAGAACTTAGCGTTGCGAAGGATCGGGTAAGAATGAGGGCGTGCCTCACGCCGCCGAAACCCACCAGCCCTCGAAGGGCGAGCTGCGGCGCATCCTGATCGCGATCTGTACGACGCAGATCGTCAGCTGGGGAGTCCTCTACTACGCGTTCCCCGTCATGCTCGATGCGATCACCGCCGACACCGGGTGGTCGGCGACGAGTGCCTCGGCGGCGTTCTCGACGGGCTTGATCGTCTCGGCGCTGATCGGCGTACCCACCGGCTGGCTGCTGGAGCGCTACGGTCCGCGCGTGGTGATGACGGCAGGCTCGGCGCTCGCGGCGCCCTGTGCCGTGCTGATCGCGCTGGCGCCCAACATCGCGGTCTTCACGATCGGCTGGCTGCTCGCCGGACTCGCGATGGCCGCCACGCTCTATACCGCTGCGTTCACCGCGATCACGAGCTGGTTTGGCGCGCAGCGGCTGCGCGGGATCACTATGGTCACCCTCGTCGGGGGACTGTCCTCAACGGTTTTTGCACCGATAACCAGCTTCCTCATGGACCACCTCACCTGGCGCGAGACCTTCCTCGTGCTGGCCGGCGTACTCGCCGTCATCACCATCCCGACGCACTGGTTTGGGCTGGCGCTGCCGTGGCGTCCGGTCACCCGCCACAGCAGCCAAGTCGACGTGCGGTCGGTGGTGCGCACGGTGCGCTTCGGCGGGTTCGCGCTCGGCATGGCGGTGATGATCTTCTGCGGGTTCGCCGCGGCTATGCTGATCGTGGCGCTGTCGATCGAGCGCGGCTACTCGCGGACGTTCGGCGCCGTACTGCTCGGACTGGTCGGCGTCGGACTCGTCATCGGGCGCGGCAGCTATGTGCGCCTCGCCGGCCGGCTGCCGGTGCGCACGCGGATCCCGGTGGTCTACATCTGTACGATTACGGCGATTGTGCTGCTTGCCGTCGTGTCGGGGCCGGTCGGTCTACTCGCCGTGATCGCGACCCTGCTCGGCATGACGCGCGGAGCTGGCACGTTGCTTCAGGCGAGCTTCGTCGCCGACATGTGGGGGACCGAGCGGTACGGCGCACTCAACGGCATCTTCTCCGCCCCGATGACGATCGGGATGGCGCTGGCGCCCTTCGGCGGTACGGCGATCGCCGAGGCCGTCGGCGGCTACAGCCAGATGATGCTCGTGCTCGCGGGCATTGGCGTGATCACGCTCGTGGCGATGATGCTCTTGGCGCGTGGGATGACCGAGCACTCGAGCGTTACTTCTTCGCCAGGCTGAGGTCCTCTTCGATCTTCATGTTGTCGTTGGGTCCGCAGCTGCCGTTGTCGGCCGTCTTCATCTGCCCGGTCAGCTCGTCGCTGCCATCCTCACGCGAGATGGTGATCTCCACCGTGACCGTCTGGACGCTGTTATCGCTGCACTGGAACGGTGAGTCGTAGGTCGCCGACCAGGTGTCGCCGTCGAGCGTGAGATCGAACTTGTCGTTGTTGTAGAGGTCGGAGATGGCGAGTACGCAGTCGCTCTCCTCGGAGCAGGTTTCGGCGTTGATTTCCCAGGTGTGCGGGTTCCACCGCTCGTCACCCTCACCGACATCGTCGCCGTCGCTGTTGGTCAACGAGCCGACGCCGCTGAGCTTCGTGATCGTCGAGGTGACCTCCCATTGGCCACCCATGCTCTCGCCCGGGCTCGGCTCCGGCGCCTGGCTCGTCGTCGTGTCACCGCCGCCGTCACCACCGCCGCCCCCGGCCTCGGTGTCATCGCCGGAGTTGATCGCCAGGATGATGACCGCGACCGCGATGCCGGCAAGCGCGACGAGGGCGCCGCCGATGAGCCACCACTGCTTGTTCTTCTTCGGCGGCTCGTTCCAACTGCCGCCGTCAAACCCTGGTCCCGGCGGTGCGTCGTACCCGCCGTAGGCCGGCTGGGCCTCGTACGCCGCTGTGGGCGGACGGGCCCCGTAGGGATCGGTGGGCGGCGGAGCGCCGTACGGATCGGTGGGCGGCGGAGCGCCGTAGCCGTTGGTCGGCGGTCCGGCGTACTGGCCGGGGACGTAGTTGTCGCCCGTGGGCGGTCCGCCGTAGGGGTCACGATAGGGATCAGGAGGTCCAGAAGGGTACGGCGGGTTCGTCATCGTCAGCTCACTGCTTTTCGAGGATCAGATCTTCTTCGATGGAGACTGGCGAGCCGCCGCAGGGGCCGCTGCCGCTGGTGCTCATCGTGCCGGTGAGCACCTCCGAGTCCTTCAGCTCGATCTCGATGGTTACGTCGATGGGGTCGGTGGTGCTGTCTTCGCAGGTGATGTCGATGGTGGTCTCACCGACCCACGAATTACCGGAGACGTCGAGGGTGAAGGTGGTGAGGTAGTTCATGTCGGTCACCGTCGTCGAGCACTCGCTGCCGCCGGTGCAGTACGGCGTGATGACGTTCCAGTCGTGCGGACCGTCGCTCCAGCTCGAGTCGCCCTCGACCAGCGGTGCGCCGGAGTAGCCGTCGGTGAGGTCGCCGGAGATATAGGTGATGGTCGACGTGACGGTCCAGGTGCCCCCGAACGTCGTGACCGCGGCGTCGGTCTCCGGATCGGCGTCGTTGCCGCCGGTGCACTCGATCGTCTCGCCGGTCTGCGGGTCGACCTTGAGGCCGTACTCACCGTCCTCGCACGTGGCGGAGGAGCCCGCGTTGTCCCCGCCGCCGTTGCCGCCCCCGCCGGACGCCTCTTTCTTATCGTCCTTGCCGAGTACGACGATGAGCACCGTCGCGATGATCGCCACGACTGCCAGCACCGCGCCGCCGATGATCCACGGCGTCTTGCTCTTCTTGGGTGGCTCGCCCCAGGGCGCCCCCGGACCACCAGGTCCACCAGGTCCGCCAGGTCCGCCAGGTCCGCCGGGTCCGCCGGGTCCGGGGTAGCCCGCCGCGCCATATCCCGACTGCTGCTCGTAGCCGCCGTACTGCTGCTGAGCGAAGCCGCCCTGCGTGGGCTGCGGGCCGTATCCGGGCTGATAGCCACCGGCCTGCGGGTCCGGCTGCTGCGCGGGGTACTGCCCGGACTGCGGAAGGTAGGAGTCACCGGAGGAACCGCCGCCGTACGGCGTGGGCTGTGACGGATCTGAGGGGTTGGGTGGAGGAGTGGTCATCGGTACATCCAGCGAGGAAGGGCGGCGTACGCCGTCGTTATGGTCTACGTGAAGTCGCGCTGCTCAGACTGGCGGGACGCTGGCGGGGTTCCGGGCCACCTGAGTTGGGCAGACTCTAACGCAGTTCTCACACATCTCAGCGCGGGCAGCCGCGCGTGCACCAAACCGTAATGAGATGGCTACCGGGGACTTCTCTGCTGATCAACCCGTGCACGCCTGCGCCGCGCGTCCCGGCGAAAGCGACGCCGGTCACACCGGCTGCAAATTTTCGTCGGTCGGGAATTACCCGGCGGGTGGCCCCGTTGGACCTTTTGTAAAGTTGAGCAAGAACGACTCAAGTCTTCGAACGAAGACGACTCAATGACCACGAACTAGACACATTCAGT
The nucleotide sequence above comes from Epidermidibacterium keratini. Encoded proteins:
- a CDS encoding NADPH:quinone oxidoreductase family protein, which encodes MRRWEVGELGDPPSVARLVEVAEPSRGAGRALVRIEAACIGFPDYLMMQGLYHDKPELPFGIAGEAAGTVVDSDINGIEVGERRLVLADAKGAGLLTDLVSSDADHLLPIPADMPPEHAATLFAAYQTSYVGLFRRARLEAGETVLIHGATGGVGMAAVQLAKAAGAFVIAVVGGPQKVDAARDFGADEVIDHRTADFVERVRELTDGRGVDVAYDPVGGEVFDATRRVMAVEGRLLVVGFAGGTIPSAPANHALLKNYSVVGFRMRPFREDLAYRDEVHEQLLQWYAEGKIRPRVHVFEFEELPEALTEIGTRQVIGRVVLRT
- the map gene encoding type I methionyl aminopeptidase — its product is MIEYLSPKEIEQMRPAGAFVADVLSTLQREVTVGTNLLEIDERAHEMIRERGAVSCYIDYHPSFGARPFGKVICTSVNDAVLHGLPHDYKLRDGDLLSLDFAVSVDGWVCDSAVSFTVGTPKPGDQQLIDITARALDAAIEQAQAGNRVGDLSAAIGGVLRGAGYAVNTDFGGHGVGSTMHGDPHVPNDGRAGRGMKLTPGLVIAIEPWVMAGTDQLVMDPDGWTLRSADQSRTAHSEHTVAITEDGPIVMTARGSR
- a CDS encoding MFS transporter yields the protein MPHAAETHQPSKGELRRILIAICTTQIVSWGVLYYAFPVMLDAITADTGWSATSASAAFSTGLIVSALIGVPTGWLLERYGPRVVMTAGSALAAPCAVLIALAPNIAVFTIGWLLAGLAMAATLYTAAFTAITSWFGAQRLRGITMVTLVGGLSSTVFAPITSFLMDHLTWRETFLVLAGVLAVITIPTHWFGLALPWRPVTRHSSQVDVRSVVRTVRFGGFALGMAVMIFCGFAAAMLIVALSIERGYSRTFGAVLLGLVGVGLVIGRGSYVRLAGRLPVRTRIPVVYICTITAIVLLAVVSGPVGLLAVIATLLGMTRGAGTLLQASFVADMWGTERYGALNGIFSAPMTIGMALAPFGGTAIAEAVGGYSQMMLVLAGIGVITLVAMMLLARGMTEHSSVTSSPG
- a CDS encoding proline-rich domain-containing protein, with translation MTNPPYPSGPPDPYRDPYGGPPTGDNYVPGQYAGPPTNGYGAPPPTDPYGAPPPTDPYGARPPTAAYEAQPAYGGYDAPPGPGFDGGSWNEPPKKNKQWWLIGGALVALAGIAVAVIILAINSGDDTEAGGGGGDGGGDTTTSQAPEPSPGESMGGQWEVTSTITKLSGVGSLTNSDGDDVGEGDERWNPHTWEINAETCSEESDCVLAISDLYNNDKFDLTLDGDTWSATYDSPFQCSDNSVQTVTVEITISREDGSDELTGQMKTADNGSCGPNDNMKIEEDLSLAKK